The genomic window ATTCGTGCTGTGTGGGGTCGATCGGCTGTGTCGCGGGCTCGCTCGGCTGTGTGGTGGGGTCGATCGGCTGTGTCGCGGGCTCGCGCCACCGCTTGAATGTCGCATCCAAGCCATCTGACCGTATGAATGGACCATTCAAGCGATGGTGGTGCGCGGAAAACAGTGGGCGAACGAAACGGCTGGCACTCGTACCGTCTTGTGTGCCAGCGACGTTCTGATCCATGCTTGCGCTACCCAACGTGGTGTGCCGGACCTCGACTCTGGAACGACCCAAAGGGAGCTGCGAGATGAACGATCGGAATCTCATCGGTGTATCGCCTTTTCATGCCGACGGATTGCTCCGCGGTTTCGTGATCTCGGGACGCTGGCCGGACACAACGAAGGAGTGGGCGCAATTCCTCGCGTTGGCCGTGCAGGTCGCGTCCATGCCGGGGCTGCTCGTCACCTCGACGGTGTTCGGAGCACGCGAAGAGCTTCCGGATGATCCGGAGCCTGGGACGGTAGGACTCGTGCTCGCCGAAGGGCCCGTCCTCGGGGAGATGGCTGTCACACCCGGACGCTTCGCGACTCACCAGCCTCCCGCGATTCTGATGCTTCACCCGCCGTCG from Rhodococcus sp. P1Y includes these protein-coding regions:
- a CDS encoding peptidase, which translates into the protein MNDRNLIGVSPFHADGLLRGFVISGRWPDTTKEWAQFLALAVQVASMPGLLVTSTVFGAREELPDDPEPGTVGLVLAEGPVLGEMAVTPGRFATHQPPAILMLHPPSETTPSLPECAGAASGCVLLPGLPHLGLDHRAAWVEAESDGTVTSMVSRVGLDPISDPDTAVLAMLLAS